In Allomuricauda ruestringensis DSM 13258, the following proteins share a genomic window:
- the rsfS gene encoding ribosome silencing factor: MQKTKASADELIALILEGIEDVKGVDINLLDLREIENTVCDYFIICNGTSNTHVNAIVSSVQKKVSKAIHDKPWHVEGSENAEWVLMDYVNVVVHVFQKHIREFYDIEGLWGDAKVTMVESSYNS; this comes from the coding sequence ATGCAGAAAACGAAAGCTAGCGCAGATGAATTGATTGCCTTGATCCTAGAAGGAATAGAAGACGTTAAAGGAGTTGATATAAACCTACTTGACCTTAGGGAAATCGAAAATACAGTTTGCGACTACTTTATCATCTGTAACGGTACTTCCAACACACATGTAAACGCAATTGTATCCTCCGTCCAAAAAAAAGTTAGCAAGGCCATACACGACAAGCCTTGGCATGTCGAAGGCTCTGAAAACGCAGAATGGGTGCTGATGGACTATGTTAACGTTGTGGTACATGTATTTCAAAAACATATTAGGGAATTTTATGACATTGAGGGACTTTGGGGAGATGCCAAAGTCACTATGGTGGAAAGCAGTTACAATTCTTAA